One Streptosporangium sp. NBC_01495 DNA window includes the following coding sequences:
- a CDS encoding bifunctional MaoC family dehydratase N-terminal/OB-fold nucleic acid binding domain-containing protein: MTETPPRTPAPEAAPAPATNSAPPAAPVAPASASPHERLTALVERRIAEGEVLGVAEADPVNIPMIRHWTDAMGDANPLYTDPEAAAAGVHGGIVAPPAMIQVWTMPGVDGNRRKRAGTPVDAVLAMLDGDGYTGVVATNCEQTYHRYVRLGESLVPATRLAGVTGPKRTALGEGYFVTWNVTWYADGEAVADMLFRVLKFRPREREGEPGKETTATGEGGAATSGNGLTPTENAPPKNPSAQDPSAQDPSAQDPSATPGDASPRTPYPLRPAINADTAFFWEGVAAGELRIQKCADCGELRHPPGPVCPSCRSAARTFATASGEGEVYSYVVHHNPQVPGLRTPFVVAVVELPEGVRIVGNVVDCAASRVGIGMPVRLTYRQMDDELILPMWVPLEA, translated from the coding sequence ATGACCGAGACGCCCCCGAGGACCCCGGCCCCCGAGGCCGCTCCCGCACCCGCGACGAATTCGGCGCCCCCGGCGGCTCCGGTGGCCCCGGCGTCCGCCTCCCCGCACGAGCGGCTCACCGCCCTGGTGGAGCGGCGGATCGCCGAGGGCGAGGTGCTCGGTGTCGCGGAGGCGGACCCGGTGAACATCCCGATGATCCGGCACTGGACCGACGCCATGGGCGACGCCAACCCGCTCTACACCGACCCCGAGGCCGCCGCCGCCGGGGTGCACGGAGGGATCGTGGCCCCACCGGCGATGATCCAGGTCTGGACGATGCCCGGTGTGGACGGGAACAGGAGGAAGCGGGCCGGCACGCCGGTCGACGCCGTCCTCGCGATGCTGGACGGCGACGGCTACACCGGAGTGGTCGCCACCAACTGCGAGCAGACCTACCACCGCTACGTGAGACTCGGCGAGTCCCTGGTCCCGGCCACCCGGCTGGCCGGCGTCACCGGCCCGAAGCGGACCGCGCTCGGCGAGGGCTACTTCGTCACCTGGAACGTCACCTGGTACGCCGACGGCGAGGCCGTGGCCGACATGCTGTTCCGGGTGCTGAAGTTCCGGCCCAGGGAGCGGGAGGGGGAACCGGGTAAGGAAACGACCGCGACCGGTGAGGGCGGAGCCGCGACGAGCGGGAACGGGCTCACGCCCACGGAGAACGCCCCTCCGAAAAACCCGTCCGCTCAGGACCCGTCCGCTCAGGACCCGTCCGCTCAGGACCCGTCCGCGACGCCAGGAGACGCGTCCCCCCGCACGCCGTACCCGCTGAGGCCCGCGATCAACGCCGACACCGCCTTCTTCTGGGAGGGCGTCGCCGCGGGCGAGCTGCGGATCCAGAAGTGCGCCGACTGCGGCGAGCTCCGTCATCCTCCGGGGCCGGTCTGCCCCTCGTGCCGCTCGGCCGCCCGCACGTTCGCGACGGCGAGCGGCGAGGGGGAGGTCTACAGCTACGTCGTCCACCACAACCCGCAGGTTCCGGGACTCCGGACACCTTTCGTGGTCGCCGTGGTGGAACTGCCGGAAGGTGTGCGGATCGTGGGCAACGTGGTGGACTGCGCCGCTTCGCGGGTGGGTATCGGTATGCCGGTGCGTCTGACGTACCGCCAGATGGACGACGAGCTGATCCTCCCCATGTGGGTCCCCCTGGAGGCGTGA
- a CDS encoding MaoC/PaaZ C-terminal domain-containing protein has protein sequence MRTLTDDEVRVGAPLPELAIDLSPTVVVSTALATMDFTPVHHDVEGARAQGSKDIFLNILTTMGLVERYVTDWAGPEAIIRGINVKLGVPAYAGDRLAFTGSVVAHEDGEFTVEVRGGVSLGDHVSGTVRFALPAR, from the coding sequence ATGCGGACACTTACCGACGACGAGGTGCGGGTCGGAGCTCCGCTTCCCGAGCTCGCGATCGACCTGAGCCCCACCGTGGTCGTGTCGACCGCGCTCGCGACGATGGACTTCACCCCCGTCCACCACGACGTCGAGGGCGCGAGGGCGCAGGGGTCGAAGGACATCTTCCTCAACATCCTGACCACCATGGGTCTCGTCGAGCGCTACGTCACCGACTGGGCCGGACCCGAGGCGATCATCCGTGGCATCAACGTCAAGCTCGGCGTCCCCGCGTACGCGGGCGACAGGCTGGCCTTCACCGGCAGCGTGGTCGCTCACGAGGACGGAGAGTTCACCGTCGAGGTCCGCGGCGGGGTCAGCCTCGGCGACCACGTCTCGGGCACCGTCAGGTTCGCCCTCCCCGCCCGCTGA
- a CDS encoding lipid-transfer protein translates to MVSFSGSTAVAGIGATEFSKRSGRSELQLAAEAVFAALDDAGLAPSDVDGLVTYTQDANQEIAVAREVGIGDLSFFSRVHYGGGAACGTVLHAAMAVATGVAETVVCYRAFNERSGNRFGQPDARIGGEPSSQGLEMSWHVPYGLMTPAAWVAMFARRYMHAYGVTSEDFGRVAVAMRRHAATNPAAWFHGRPITLEEHQASKWIVEPLHLLDCCQESDGAVALVVTSAERARDLRRSPAVITAAAQGSGADQMMMTSYYRDDMTGLPEMGVVGRQLWKQSGLGPSDVQTAILYDHFTPFVLTQLEELGFCGRGEARDYVAGGGIEIDGRLPVNPHGGQLGEAYIHGMNGIAEAVRQIRGTSANQVAGVRNVLVTAGTGVPTSGLVLSSE, encoded by the coding sequence GTGGTCTCCTTCTCCGGGAGTACGGCCGTCGCCGGGATCGGCGCGACCGAGTTCTCCAAGCGGTCCGGCAGGTCCGAGCTCCAGCTCGCCGCCGAGGCGGTGTTCGCGGCGCTCGACGACGCGGGCCTCGCGCCCTCGGACGTGGACGGCCTCGTCACCTACACCCAGGACGCCAACCAGGAGATCGCCGTGGCCCGCGAGGTGGGCATCGGCGACCTGTCGTTCTTCTCCCGCGTCCACTACGGCGGCGGCGCGGCGTGCGGCACCGTGTTGCACGCGGCGATGGCCGTCGCCACCGGGGTCGCCGAGACCGTGGTCTGCTACCGGGCGTTCAACGAGCGCTCGGGGAACCGGTTCGGCCAGCCCGACGCCCGCATCGGCGGTGAGCCCTCGTCCCAGGGCCTGGAGATGAGCTGGCACGTGCCGTACGGGCTGATGACCCCCGCCGCCTGGGTCGCCATGTTCGCCCGGCGTTACATGCACGCGTACGGCGTCACCTCCGAGGACTTCGGCCGGGTGGCGGTCGCCATGCGCAGGCACGCCGCCACCAACCCGGCCGCGTGGTTCCACGGGCGCCCGATCACCCTGGAGGAGCACCAGGCGTCCAAGTGGATCGTGGAGCCGCTGCACCTGCTCGACTGCTGCCAGGAGAGCGACGGCGCGGTGGCGCTGGTGGTCACCTCCGCCGAGCGGGCCAGGGACCTGCGCAGGTCACCCGCCGTGATCACCGCCGCGGCCCAGGGCTCGGGCGCCGACCAGATGATGATGACCAGCTACTACCGCGACGACATGACCGGTCTGCCGGAGATGGGGGTGGTCGGCCGCCAGCTCTGGAAGCAGTCGGGGCTCGGGCCCTCGGACGTGCAGACGGCCATCCTGTACGACCACTTCACCCCGTTCGTCCTCACCCAGCTGGAGGAGCTGGGCTTCTGCGGGCGCGGCGAGGCCCGCGACTACGTGGCCGGGGGCGGCATCGAGATCGACGGCCGTCTCCCGGTCAACCCGCACGGCGGCCAGCTCGGCGAGGCGTACATCCACGGCATGAACGGCATCGCCGAGGCCGTCAGGCAGATCAGGGGCACCTCGGCCAACCAGGTCGCCGGGGTGCGGAACGTGCTGGTCACCGCCGGTACGGGCGTGCCGACCAGCGGGCTCGTCCTGTCGTCGGAGTGA
- a CDS encoding helix-turn-helix transcriptional regulator, with protein sequence MVKPTKVTNAIRSLRFAHQEMTQAELAERVGVTRQTVIAIEQGRYSPSLEMAFRIARVFGVPLDEVFQYPDNDAPKVT encoded by the coding sequence GTGGTCAAGCCCACCAAGGTCACCAACGCGATCCGCTCCCTGCGGTTCGCGCACCAGGAGATGACGCAGGCGGAGCTGGCGGAACGCGTCGGTGTGACCCGCCAGACCGTCATCGCCATCGAGCAGGGGCGTTACTCGCCCTCGCTGGAGATGGCCTTCAGGATCGCCCGCGTGTTCGGCGTCCCGCTCGACGAGGTCTTCCAGTACCCGGACAACGACGCACCGAAAGTGACGTGA
- a CDS encoding glycoside hydrolase family 19 protein: MLRQRIMAALAALAVTGVLAVALPMASASSATAAACVTAWNSSTVYVGGTTASHNGRNWSAKWWTQNETPGTAAVWADQGACGGGTTPPPSGNCNHPNWAAGTWYAAGSIVKYTNGQFYRAKNENPGYDPVISTWYWEPYTCGGTTPPPTNPPTGGFVVSEAQFNQMFPSRNSFYTYSGLTAALSAYPGFAKTGSDTIRRQEAAAFLANVNHETGGLVHVVEQNTANYPHYCDASQSYGCPAGQAAYYGRGPIQLSWNFNYKAAGDALGINLLGNPYLVQNDAAVAWKTALWYWNTQNGPGTMTPHNAMINSRGFGETIRSINGSLECNGRNPAQVQSRINAYQRFVQILGTTPGGNLSC; the protein is encoded by the coding sequence GTGTTGAGACAGCGCATCATGGCCGCCCTCGCCGCCCTGGCGGTCACGGGCGTGCTCGCGGTCGCCCTGCCGATGGCCTCCGCGTCCTCCGCCACCGCGGCGGCCTGCGTGACCGCGTGGAACTCCTCGACGGTCTACGTCGGCGGCACCACCGCCTCCCACAACGGCCGCAACTGGTCGGCGAAGTGGTGGACCCAGAACGAGACCCCGGGCACCGCCGCCGTGTGGGCGGACCAGGGCGCCTGCGGTGGCGGCACGACGCCTCCCCCCTCGGGCAACTGCAACCACCCGAACTGGGCGGCGGGCACCTGGTACGCCGCCGGGAGCATCGTCAAGTACACCAACGGCCAGTTCTATCGCGCCAAGAACGAGAACCCCGGCTACGACCCGGTGATCAGCACCTGGTACTGGGAGCCGTACACCTGCGGCGGCACGACACCTCCTCCCACGAACCCGCCCACCGGGGGCTTTGTCGTGAGCGAGGCCCAGTTCAACCAGATGTTCCCGAGCCGGAACTCGTTCTACACCTACAGCGGCCTGACCGCGGCGCTGAGCGCCTACCCGGGTTTCGCCAAGACCGGCAGTGACACCATCAGGAGGCAGGAGGCGGCCGCCTTCCTCGCCAACGTCAACCACGAGACCGGCGGCCTGGTCCACGTCGTGGAGCAGAACACCGCGAACTACCCGCACTACTGCGACGCGAGCCAGTCGTACGGCTGCCCCGCGGGACAGGCCGCCTACTACGGGCGCGGCCCGATCCAGCTGAGCTGGAACTTCAACTACAAGGCGGCGGGCGACGCGCTCGGCATCAACCTGCTCGGCAACCCGTACCTGGTGCAGAACGACGCGGCGGTGGCCTGGAAGACAGCCCTGTGGTACTGGAACACCCAGAACGGCCCCGGCACGATGACGCCGCACAACGCGATGATCAACAGCCGCGGCTTCGGCGAGACGATCCGCAGCATCAACGGCAGCCTGGAGTGCAACGGCAGAAACCCGGCGCAGGTGCAGAGCCGGATCAACGCCTACCAGCGCTTCGTGCAGATCCTCGGCACCACCCCCGGTGGCAACCTGAGCTGCTGA
- a CDS encoding helix-turn-helix domain-containing protein — translation MLESLGLDPVEERVYRFLVTTAEAEVTDLIRNLGIDPETAETVLISMRVRGLIRTVSPGRRRFTAVAPDIVLGSQLLRHQQALDWARREVDQLAEEYRDSARRRDAGRLVEVLPNRVVLQEHLDHLQEAARHEVLHLCQGHATAMPAEENHAELAALRRGVEYRVIYEKALLAEEGMPANIAYGVKLGEQARAMPWLPVRLTVVDRETAVLPLLQEAGISEPTAALVRGGQLLEALVALFEGYWERATPLRIAEDGALAEGTTPCPLGSDDLYLVSLLVAGVPDRSIATQLGISQRTVQRRVSNIMELTGAQTRMQLAWRAATEHWL, via the coding sequence ATGTTGGAATCCCTCGGGCTCGATCCCGTGGAGGAGCGTGTCTACCGGTTCCTGGTGACCACCGCGGAGGCAGAGGTCACCGACCTCATAAGAAATCTGGGCATCGACCCCGAGACAGCCGAAACGGTGCTGATATCCATGCGGGTCAGAGGGCTGATCAGGACGGTCAGTCCCGGCAGGCGGCGGTTCACCGCCGTGGCCCCCGACATCGTGCTGGGCTCGCAGCTCCTCCGGCACCAGCAGGCGCTCGACTGGGCGCGGCGCGAGGTGGACCAGCTCGCGGAGGAGTACCGGGACAGCGCCCGCCGCCGCGACGCCGGTCGGCTGGTCGAGGTCCTGCCGAACCGCGTCGTACTCCAGGAGCACCTCGACCACCTGCAGGAGGCCGCCCGCCACGAGGTCCTCCACCTCTGTCAGGGGCATGCGACCGCGATGCCCGCGGAGGAGAACCACGCCGAGCTCGCCGCGCTGCGCCGCGGGGTCGAGTACCGGGTGATCTACGAGAAGGCCCTGCTGGCGGAGGAGGGAATGCCGGCCAACATCGCGTACGGGGTCAAGCTGGGCGAGCAGGCCAGAGCCATGCCCTGGCTGCCGGTGCGGCTGACGGTCGTCGACCGGGAGACCGCCGTGCTGCCGCTGCTCCAGGAGGCCGGGATCTCCGAGCCGACGGCGGCGCTGGTCCGTGGCGGCCAGCTGCTGGAGGCGCTGGTCGCCCTCTTCGAGGGCTACTGGGAGCGGGCGACGCCGCTGCGGATCGCCGAGGACGGCGCCCTCGCCGAGGGGACGACACCCTGCCCGCTCGGCTCCGACGACCTCTACCTGGTCTCGCTGCTGGTCGCGGGCGTACCGGACAGGTCGATCGCCACCCAGCTGGGAATCAGCCAGCGGACCGTGCAGCGGCGCGTCTCGAACATCATGGAACTCACCGGCGCCCAGACCCGCATGCAGCTGGCCTGGCGCGCCGCCACCGAACACTGGCTCTGA
- a CDS encoding ABC transporter permease, with translation MDEEPLVRWDWIGRNWPTIQGLLEDHIVMALVPILIGLIIALPLGLAGVRWRWLYQPTVGVMNVIYSLPSLAVFIVLIPITGLATRTTVMVPLTFYAMAVLIPAVVDGLSSVPDHVRQSAVAMGFTPLRRLLQVELPIAVPVVLAGLRVATVASVSLVSVGALVGRGGLGYLFIDGWQRQFYTPIVVGIVLVVVLAGVADLLLILAQRLLTPWSRARGSA, from the coding sequence ATGGATGAGGAACCGCTGGTCCGCTGGGACTGGATCGGGCGCAACTGGCCCACGATCCAGGGTTTGCTGGAGGACCACATCGTGATGGCGCTGGTGCCGATCCTCATCGGGTTGATCATCGCGCTCCCGCTAGGGCTGGCCGGGGTCCGCTGGCGCTGGCTCTACCAGCCGACCGTCGGCGTCATGAACGTGATCTACTCGCTCCCCTCGCTGGCCGTCTTCATCGTGCTCATCCCGATCACCGGCCTCGCCACGCGGACGACCGTCATGGTCCCGCTCACCTTCTACGCCATGGCGGTGCTGATCCCCGCGGTCGTCGACGGGCTGAGCTCGGTCCCCGACCACGTGCGCCAGTCCGCGGTGGCCATGGGCTTCACCCCGCTGCGCAGGCTGCTCCAGGTCGAGCTGCCGATCGCGGTACCGGTCGTACTGGCCGGGCTCAGGGTGGCCACGGTCGCCAGCGTCAGCCTGGTCAGCGTCGGCGCGCTGGTCGGCAGGGGCGGGCTCGGCTACCTGTTCATCGACGGCTGGCAGCGGCAGTTCTACACCCCGATCGTCGTCGGCATCGTGCTGGTCGTGGTGCTCGCGGGGGTCGCCGACCTGCTGCTGATCCTGGCGCAACGCCTGCTCACCCCGTGGTCGCGGGCAAGGGGGTCCGCGTGA
- a CDS encoding ABC transporter permease: MNWLIDFFGDPANWSGPDGIPNRLLEHLEFAGLSLLLAMLIAIPLGLLIGHTGRGALLVILTANAARALPTLGLLVLIVLFMGVGTILPVLIPLVALAVPPILVNTYEGIRGVDPDLRDAAYGMGLRGGQVLGRVLVPVALPLILLGLRLAAIQVVATATVAAYVGLGGLGRFIIDGLATKNFPSTIGGAVLVALLALLVQLGFTLVQRVTVSPGVSERQTIR; encoded by the coding sequence GTGAACTGGCTGATCGACTTCTTCGGCGACCCGGCCAACTGGTCGGGACCCGACGGGATTCCCAACCGGCTGCTCGAACACCTGGAGTTCGCCGGGCTCTCGCTGCTCCTCGCCATGCTGATCGCGATCCCGCTGGGGCTGCTGATCGGCCACACCGGCAGGGGGGCGCTGCTCGTCATCCTCACCGCGAACGCGGCCCGCGCCCTGCCGACGCTCGGCCTGCTGGTCCTCATCGTCCTGTTCATGGGCGTCGGCACCATCCTGCCGGTGCTCATCCCGCTGGTGGCGCTGGCCGTACCGCCCATCCTGGTCAACACGTACGAGGGCATCCGCGGGGTCGACCCCGACCTGCGCGACGCCGCGTACGGCATGGGCCTGCGGGGCGGGCAGGTCCTGGGCCGGGTGCTGGTGCCGGTCGCGCTGCCGCTGATCCTGCTGGGCCTGCGCCTGGCCGCGATCCAGGTGGTGGCGACCGCGACCGTGGCCGCGTACGTGGGTCTGGGCGGCCTCGGCCGCTTCATCATCGACGGTCTCGCGACCAAGAACTTCCCGAGCACGATCGGCGGGGCGGTCCTCGTAGCACTGCTGGCGCTTCTCGTCCAGCTCGGGTTCACTCTGGTGCAGCGCGTAACGGTCTCCCCGGGGGTGAGCGAGCGCCAGACCATCAGATAG
- a CDS encoding ABC transporter substrate-binding protein, whose protein sequence is MKRLISTAAVLLSAALTLTACGGGDPLTSASPAPAGSGSASAPAAGGKVIIGSANFPENVLLGEIYSQALAAKGVQVEEKFNIGSREVLYDQVKSGGLTILPEYIGSLLAFVDNTTTAKSKDDVIAGLKEKLPAELEVLTPAPAEDNNSLTVTKETATKDGLTTIEDLVKVAKNYSVGGPPEFQTRQEKNFKDTYGLEFKEWKKTGDATADAIKDGTVQVGNVFTTDPKIIVNDLVSLQDNKSAFAAENIAPLVNKAGVNDTVKTTLDAVSAKLDTAGLVALMKRVAVDKDDAEAVAKDWLTQNALL, encoded by the coding sequence ATGAAGCGCCTGATCAGCACCGCGGCGGTCCTCCTGTCCGCGGCGCTCACACTTACCGCGTGCGGCGGCGGAGATCCGCTCACCAGCGCCTCCCCGGCTCCCGCCGGTTCCGGGTCCGCCTCCGCTCCGGCGGCCGGGGGGAAGGTCATCATCGGGTCGGCCAACTTCCCGGAGAACGTCCTGCTCGGCGAGATCTACTCCCAGGCCCTGGCGGCCAAGGGCGTCCAGGTCGAGGAGAAGTTCAACATCGGCAGCCGCGAGGTCCTGTACGACCAGGTCAAGAGCGGCGGCCTGACCATCCTGCCGGAGTACATTGGCTCCCTCCTCGCCTTCGTCGACAACACGACCACGGCGAAGTCGAAGGACGACGTCATCGCCGGTCTCAAGGAGAAGCTCCCCGCCGAGCTGGAGGTCCTCACCCCCGCCCCGGCCGAGGACAACAACTCGCTGACCGTCACCAAGGAGACCGCCACCAAGGACGGCCTCACCACGATCGAGGACCTGGTCAAGGTCGCCAAGAACTACTCGGTGGGCGGCCCGCCGGAGTTCCAGACCCGCCAGGAGAAGAACTTCAAGGACACGTACGGCCTGGAGTTCAAGGAGTGGAAGAAGACCGGCGACGCCACCGCCGACGCCATCAAGGACGGCACCGTCCAGGTCGGCAACGTCTTCACCACCGACCCGAAGATCATCGTCAATGACCTGGTCTCCCTCCAGGACAACAAGAGCGCCTTCGCGGCCGAGAACATCGCCCCCCTGGTCAACAAGGCCGGCGTGAACGACACCGTGAAGACCACCCTCGACGCGGTCTCCGCCAAGCTCGACACCGCCGGCCTGGTCGCGCTGATGAAGCGCGTCGCGGTCGACAAGGACGACGCTGAGGCGGTCGCCAAGGACTGGCTCACCCAGAACGCCCTGCTCTGA
- a CDS encoding ion channel yields the protein MPILLARLLARITVLGTWWTPVLVLSVVFLTSWPLMTLAEPADSVIVQPANYWWYFVVTAATVGYGDLYPESAAGHVVGAYVIVGGIATLTTVFTRLSTALEKAKGRRMQGAITVETSGHIVLLGYTPGRTEQMVDELIADGSSRIVLCAWDDVPAHPMSDRDVTFVRGDLTDDGVLRRAGVQRAHSVLVDARDDNEALAVAVTADHVAEGAHLVVALRDLGRVRHLRYVDEAVRCVQWHSPHMITEELKDPGITEIYTQLMTHGGADTYSVRLPKSLGPVLVDRCQTSLGRRHGATMLAARTGDTLLVNPGWQTWLPTGAVLYYVASRRLTPDEIANALRETA from the coding sequence GTGCCGATCCTGTTAGCTCGCCTGCTGGCCCGAATCACGGTCCTGGGGACCTGGTGGACGCCGGTTCTCGTCCTCAGCGTCGTGTTCCTGACGAGCTGGCCCCTGATGACGCTCGCGGAACCCGCGGACAGCGTGATCGTCCAGCCCGCAAACTACTGGTGGTACTTCGTGGTCACCGCCGCGACCGTCGGCTACGGCGACCTGTACCCGGAGTCGGCGGCGGGCCACGTCGTCGGCGCGTACGTCATCGTCGGCGGCATCGCGACGTTGACGACGGTGTTCACCAGGCTGTCGACCGCGCTGGAGAAGGCGAAGGGACGAAGGATGCAGGGTGCCATCACGGTGGAGACGTCGGGCCACATCGTGCTGCTCGGCTACACGCCGGGGCGGACCGAGCAGATGGTGGACGAGCTGATCGCCGACGGTTCGAGCCGCATCGTGCTCTGCGCCTGGGACGACGTGCCGGCCCACCCGATGTCCGACCGCGACGTCACGTTCGTACGCGGTGATCTGACCGACGACGGCGTGTTGCGCCGGGCCGGCGTGCAACGGGCGCACAGCGTGCTGGTCGACGCCCGCGACGACAACGAGGCGCTCGCGGTCGCGGTCACCGCCGACCACGTCGCCGAGGGCGCCCATCTCGTCGTCGCGCTGCGCGACCTCGGCAGGGTTCGGCACCTGCGCTACGTCGACGAGGCCGTACGCTGCGTCCAGTGGCACAGCCCTCACATGATCACCGAGGAGCTCAAGGATCCCGGCATCACCGAGATCTACACGCAGCTGATGACCCACGGTGGCGCCGACACCTATTCGGTGCGGCTGCCGAAGTCCCTGGGGCCGGTGCTGGTCGACCGCTGCCAGACCTCCCTCGGCCGACGCCACGGAGCCACGATGCTCGCCGCCCGGACCGGTGACACGCTGCTGGTCAATCCCGGCTGGCAGACCTGGCTGCCGACGGGGGCCGTCCTGTACTACGTCGCCTCCCGCCGCCTCACCCCCGACGAGATCGCGAACGCGCTGCGTGAGACGGCCTGA